The Chloroflexota bacterium DNA segment CACCGCCACGATGTTCGCTCCGGCCTCCGCCAGGGCGAGGCACGTTGTCGTGCCGATGCCGCCGCCTCCGGCTCCAGAGACGATCGCCGTCTTCCCCTTGAGCGTCAGTCGTTCGAGAATCATTGCGGTCTCCTTGATAATGCCTCAGGCTTGCGGTTGGATGAGTCTACGGAACACAATGGGCCGAGTCAAGAAATCTGGCCCTGGAGGCCCGCATGGAACACGATGAGCGCACTCTTTTCGAGCGCTACCTTGAAGAGCTTGAGCCGGGCGACCGCTTTGTCCATTGGCCCGGGCGCACCATGACGGAATGGCAAAATGACTTCTTCAGCCTCGCGACAATGAATCACCAGCCGCTCCACATAGATAGGGCGTATTCCGCAGCGTCACAGCACGGCCAGCGGCTGGTCAACGGCCTGCTGGTGCTCAGCACAGCCGTCGGCATGAGCATCCCCAACCTCAGCGGCGCCGTCATCGCCAATCTGGCATACGAACGCGTGGCCCATCACGCCCCCGTCTTCATCGGCGATACTATCTACGCCGAGACGGTCGTGCTGGATATCCGCCCCTCCCGTAGCAAGCCGGATAGGGGCATCGTCCACGTTGAGACGCGCGTCACCAACCAGAACCAGGAGCTGGTGCTGACCTATGAGCGACGCTTCATGCTGCCGCGCAGGCCCTCGCGGAGTACAATCGGATAAGCGCACTTCAAGGCAGCAGCGTGGTCAGACTCGAACAACTCGATAAAGTCGCCAGGAAGATATGGGTCGGCTACCCGGGAGCAGTGGCGACTGTCGCCGTCACCAGCCTCCTCGTCGCCTTCGCGAAAAGCCGCCTGGGCATTCCGAATATCGAGGTCATCTACCTCGTCGGCGTCATCGTCGCCGCTGTCGCCTTCGGCAGCGGCCCGGCCGTCCTCGCCGCCCTCCTCTCCATCTTCACCTTCGATTCCTTCTTCTCTGAAAACGAGCCTGTCCTCTTCGAGTTCGGCGGCGATGACTGGACAGCCCTGATGATCTTCCTCCTCACGGCCCTCGTCACGGGCCAACTCGCCGCCCGCCAGCGCAGCAAGGCCCAGGAGGCCAAGGAGCGCGAGCGCGAAGCCTCCCTGCTCTACGACCTCGTCCGCCTCATGAGCGAATACGACCTCCGCGAGACCCTGCAGATCATGGCGGAGCGCCTGCACACCGAGCTCCAGCTCGGCGCTGTCCTCAT contains these protein-coding regions:
- a CDS encoding MaoC family dehydratase encodes the protein MEHDERTLFERYLEELEPGDRFVHWPGRTMTEWQNDFFSLATMNHQPLHIDRAYSAASQHGQRLVNGLLVLSTAVGMSIPNLSGAVIANLAYERVAHHAPVFIGDTIYAETVVLDIRPSRSKPDRGIVHVETRVTNQNQELVLTYERRFMLPRRPSRSTIG